One part of the Halobacteria archaeon AArc-dxtr1 genome encodes these proteins:
- a CDS encoding UbiA family prenyltransferase, translating to MSEYDGETRSAGGAGETIGAVAALVRLPNLFTAPPDVILGAAIVASLGYAVSVPAVALLAVASMLLYAAGTTLNDYFDAEEDTRERPERPIPSGAISRRGALAFGLSLLFAGVLVALATAGAVAGAAAATIALLVVLYDGVFKGTALGFLFMGASRGANVLLGTTVIVTVPDLPVWALSIPAVVTLYIAAVTYMAESETGESDPRSVSVAIVGAAVAVAGAAAVLVVQSPPLIDAATGALFLLAFVAWVGRALWGAYADPVPETIGPTIGVCILGLTLLNAAFAATAGVGWALATAAFLLPAMALSTLFDVS from the coding sequence ATGAGCGAGTACGACGGGGAGACGCGCTCGGCCGGCGGGGCGGGCGAGACCATCGGCGCCGTCGCTGCACTCGTTCGGCTGCCGAACCTCTTTACGGCGCCACCGGACGTGATCCTCGGGGCGGCGATCGTCGCCAGCCTCGGCTACGCGGTCTCGGTTCCGGCCGTCGCCCTGTTGGCCGTCGCGTCGATGCTGCTGTACGCCGCGGGGACGACGCTCAACGACTACTTCGACGCCGAAGAAGACACCCGCGAGCGCCCCGAACGCCCGATTCCGTCTGGCGCAATCTCTCGCCGGGGGGCGCTCGCGTTCGGCCTCTCGCTGCTGTTCGCCGGCGTTCTGGTCGCGCTGGCGACGGCCGGCGCGGTCGCCGGCGCGGCGGCCGCGACCATCGCGCTCCTCGTCGTGCTCTACGACGGGGTGTTCAAGGGAACCGCGCTCGGCTTCCTCTTCATGGGCGCGAGCCGCGGGGCGAACGTCCTGCTCGGAACGACCGTCATCGTCACCGTCCCGGACCTGCCGGTCTGGGCGCTCTCGATCCCGGCAGTCGTCACGCTCTACATCGCCGCCGTCACCTACATGGCGGAAAGCGAGACCGGCGAGAGCGATCCGCGATCGGTCTCAGTTGCAATCGTGGGCGCCGCCGTCGCAGTCGCAGGCGCCGCGGCAGTTCTCGTCGTACAGTCGCCGCCACTGATCGACGCGGCTACCGGCGCGCTGTTCCTTCTGGCGTTCGTCGCCTGGGTGGGACGGGCGCTGTGGGGTGCGTACGCCGATCCAGTTCCCGAGACAATCGGGCCGACGATTGGCGTCTGTATCCTCGGTCTGACGCTCCTGAACGCCGCCTTTGCGGCCACGGCGGGTGTCGGCTGGGCGCTCGCCACGGCGGCGTTTCTCCTCCCGGCGATGGCGCTGTCGACGCTGTTCGACGTCAGCTGA
- a CDS encoding class I SAM-dependent methyltransferase family protein gives MNVPCVRVPPEEGEATRQQLADADLVDERHEISVADGWLYVPVTDSEAVEAMDDDLTVVSHDAPERETQTTPADLLGVEPSYERIGEVVLLDEDDTDRAAEIADAVVDSDLPVQTVLNKASKVKGETRTRDWEVIAGDGTEVVHREYGHEFALDLAEVYFSPRLATERHRVAEQLSDGERAFDMFAGVGPFVIPFAARGAECVGVDVNDRAIAYLRENADRNGVADRITAICDDVRAVASDYEGWADRIVMNLPHSADDFLDTAISIASDDCVLHYYDIQHEDDPFGPGERAIRAAAEPEYDVCIETRHTVRSYAPHELNVCLDVRLERAEG, from the coding sequence ATGAACGTGCCGTGCGTCCGCGTTCCGCCCGAGGAAGGCGAGGCCACGCGACAGCAACTCGCGGACGCGGACCTCGTCGACGAGCGCCACGAGATCAGCGTCGCAGACGGCTGGCTCTACGTGCCGGTGACCGACTCCGAGGCGGTCGAGGCGATGGACGACGATCTCACCGTCGTCTCCCACGACGCCCCCGAGCGCGAGACCCAGACCACGCCTGCCGATCTGCTCGGCGTCGAGCCATCCTACGAACGTATCGGCGAGGTCGTCCTCTTGGACGAGGACGACACGGATCGCGCCGCCGAGATCGCCGACGCGGTCGTCGACTCCGACCTCCCCGTCCAGACGGTGTTGAACAAGGCCTCGAAGGTCAAAGGCGAGACCCGAACCCGGGACTGGGAGGTGATCGCCGGCGACGGCACCGAGGTCGTCCACCGCGAGTACGGTCACGAGTTCGCGCTCGACCTCGCCGAAGTGTACTTCTCCCCGCGGCTCGCGACCGAGCGCCACCGCGTCGCCGAGCAGCTCTCAGACGGCGAGCGCGCCTTCGACATGTTCGCCGGCGTCGGTCCGTTCGTGATTCCCTTCGCCGCTCGCGGCGCGGAGTGTGTCGGCGTCGACGTCAACGACCGCGCGATCGCGTACCTTCGTGAGAACGCCGACCGAAACGGCGTCGCGGATCGCATCACGGCGATCTGTGACGACGTTCGTGCGGTCGCCTCCGACTACGAGGGGTGGGCCGACCGAATCGTGATGAACCTCCCCCACAGCGCCGACGACTTTCTCGACACCGCCATCAGTATCGCCAGCGACGACTGCGTGCTCCACTACTACGACATCCAGCACGAGGACGATCCGTTCGGCCCCGGCGAGCGCGCAATTCGGGCCGCCGCCGAACCCGAGTACGACGTCTGCATCGAGACACGCCACACGGTGCGGTCGTACGCCCCACACGAACTGAACGTCTGTCTCGACGTTCGTCTCGAACGGGCTGAGGGCTGA
- a CDS encoding metal ABC transporter substrate-binding protein yields MTAHSTRRSVALSRRAFTALGGGALFAGLAGCLGDDDPELDVDENTVIASMPALWDFTRQIAGEDDETLESFDIVPVGEHGHDWNPEPATVEDIDHAGGFVYMRDFASWQDDAAEQLEADGETTVIDASEGIDFFDSPAEDNDEHWWMDPVYCQDGVDNIADGLADMDPDNEEHYRDNAAAFNDELQELDEDFQDIVDRAELDTIVVATHDSFQWWNRQYDIEVMSPVGTSPDDSASPDEVEEIEEIMDERNIEHVLYDVGEPARLAESLADETDAEILPLSPVETQIDGAPELDTGIEMEPDWGYMDHFYEINLPSLETALRAE; encoded by the coding sequence ATGACCGCACATTCGACCCGACGCAGTGTCGCATTGTCACGGAGAGCGTTTACCGCTTTGGGCGGAGGGGCCCTCTTCGCAGGACTCGCCGGCTGTCTCGGCGATGACGATCCAGAACTCGACGTCGACGAGAACACCGTCATTGCATCGATGCCAGCGCTTTGGGACTTTACTCGCCAGATTGCGGGGGAAGACGACGAGACGCTCGAATCGTTCGATATCGTCCCCGTCGGTGAACACGGTCACGACTGGAATCCCGAACCGGCGACGGTCGAAGACATCGATCATGCTGGCGGATTCGTCTATATGCGCGATTTCGCGTCGTGGCAGGATGACGCTGCTGAACAACTCGAAGCGGATGGTGAGACGACCGTAATCGATGCCTCGGAGGGAATCGACTTCTTCGACAGTCCCGCCGAGGACAACGACGAACACTGGTGGATGGATCCCGTCTACTGCCAGGATGGCGTCGACAATATCGCCGACGGCCTCGCCGACATGGATCCCGACAACGAAGAGCACTACCGGGACAATGCGGCGGCATTTAACGACGAACTCCAGGAACTGGACGAGGACTTCCAGGACATCGTCGACCGGGCGGAACTCGATACGATCGTCGTCGCGACACACGACTCCTTCCAGTGGTGGAACCGACAGTACGATATCGAGGTAATGTCGCCCGTCGGGACGTCCCCCGACGACTCGGCGAGTCCGGACGAGGTCGAAGAGATCGAAGAGATCATGGACGAACGGAACATCGAACACGTCCTCTACGACGTCGGCGAACCGGCACGGCTCGCCGAGTCGCTGGCCGACGAGACGGATGCAGAGATCTTACCCCTCTCTCCCGTCGAAACGCAGATCGACGGGGCACCGGAACTCGACACCGGCATCGAGATGGAGCCGGACTGGGGGTACATGGATCACTTCTACGAAATCAACCTCCCGTCGCTCGAGACGGCTCTTCGAGCCGAGTAA
- a CDS encoding queuosine precursor transporter: protein MTTRPTPTVAQISLIGLFVTALVTAQLTASKVLAFSLPFSLPVTGAELVLPGAALAYALTFLASDCYTELYGRRSAQVMVNVGFALNFVVLLLVWSTIAAPDAGTGVPGEEFEAVLGASTSVVAGSLLAYIVSQNYDVIVFHKIREVTGREKLWLRNVLSTGTSQAIDTVIFVSVAFAIAPALLGTGEVLPLDVILALIVGQYLLKLAIAVLDTPVVYAIVGLVRAREDGDVETPSHT from the coding sequence ATGACGACCCGACCAACGCCGACGGTGGCCCAGATCTCGCTGATCGGGCTGTTCGTGACCGCGCTGGTGACCGCCCAGCTGACCGCCTCGAAGGTGCTCGCGTTCTCCTTGCCGTTCTCGCTGCCCGTAACGGGCGCCGAGTTAGTGCTACCGGGTGCCGCACTCGCCTACGCGCTTACCTTCCTCGCGAGTGACTGCTACACCGAACTGTACGGGCGCCGATCGGCACAGGTGATGGTCAACGTGGGCTTCGCCCTCAATTTCGTCGTCCTGCTGTTAGTCTGGTCGACGATCGCAGCGCCCGACGCCGGCACCGGCGTCCCCGGCGAGGAGTTCGAAGCCGTCCTCGGCGCCTCGACAAGTGTGGTGGCTGGGAGCTTACTCGCCTACATCGTGAGCCAGAACTACGACGTGATCGTCTTCCATAAGATCCGCGAGGTCACCGGCCGCGAGAAGCTCTGGCTGCGCAACGTCCTCTCGACGGGGACGAGCCAGGCGATCGACACCGTGATCTTCGTCTCGGTCGCGTTCGCGATCGCCCCCGCACTACTGGGGACCGGCGAGGTCCTCCCACTCGACGTGATTCTCGCGCTGATCGTCGGGCAGTACCTACTGAAACTGGCGATCGCGGTACTGGACACGCCGGTCGTGTACGCGATCGTCGGACTGGTTCGCGCTCGTGAGGACGGTGACGTGGAGACGCCGTCGCACACATAG
- a CDS encoding sugar phosphate isomerase/epimerase — MKFGFSMNAFLEDSLQDGLETLGELDYDGVEILLDEPHLYAGDATDEDIEQVHAWLEEYDLEVSNCNAFMLTGMEITAESAQAEYSRDTEDFHHPSFLEPVAEDRQKRVEHTKNCLRVADKLGSDYISITPGGPIPKGTSEEEAMELFLEGLHEVTPTAEEVGVDVLVEPEPELLIETSEDFLAFMENVESDRVACNFDAGHFYCVDEDPAELVEVLHDYSPHYHLEDIPADGTHVHTQLGEGGVDIDGFLQALEDRDYDGFVTIELYPYAETPKEAAAGAMEYLEDHGWV; from the coding sequence ATGAAGTTCGGATTCTCGATGAACGCGTTCTTAGAGGACAGTCTGCAAGACGGCCTCGAGACGCTCGGCGAGCTCGACTACGACGGCGTCGAGATCCTGCTCGACGAGCCACACCTCTACGCGGGCGACGCCACCGACGAGGACATCGAGCAGGTCCACGCGTGGCTCGAGGAGTACGACTTGGAGGTGAGCAACTGCAACGCGTTCATGCTCACCGGGATGGAGATCACCGCAGAGAGCGCGCAGGCCGAGTACAGCCGCGACACCGAGGATTTCCACCATCCCTCGTTCTTGGAGCCGGTCGCAGAGGACCGCCAGAAACGCGTCGAGCACACGAAAAACTGCCTGCGGGTGGCTGATAAACTGGGCTCCGACTACATCTCGATCACTCCCGGCGGCCCGATTCCGAAAGGAACCAGCGAAGAGGAGGCGATGGAGCTGTTCCTAGAGGGACTCCACGAGGTGACGCCGACGGCAGAGGAAGTCGGCGTCGACGTCCTCGTCGAGCCCGAACCGGAGCTCCTGATCGAGACCTCCGAGGACTTCCTCGCGTTCATGGAGAACGTCGAGTCGGACCGAGTAGCCTGTAACTTCGACGCCGGCCACTTCTACTGCGTCGACGAGGATCCGGCCGAGCTGGTCGAGGTACTCCACGACTACTCGCCCCACTACCACCTGGAGGACATTCCGGCCGATGGCACCCACGTCCACACCCAGCTCGGCGAGGGCGGCGTCGACATCGACGGCTTCCTGCAGGCCTTAGAAGACAGAGACTACGACGGCTTCGTCACCATCGAACTCTACCCCTACGCCGAGACGCCGAAGGAGGCTGCCGCCGGCGCGATGGAGTACCTAGAAGACCACGGCTGGGTCTGA
- a CDS encoding aminopeptidase produces MDERVREHAEILVDWSARVEAGDDVVVAVGPDAHELAVAVVETLGERGANPLVTYRSGEIDRAYLWARSEDFEEGAHERALYEAADVVLSLGGERNASATADVPGETRRAYRRARKEVREARFATRWVSTLHPTRSLAQQAGMAYEEYREFAYDAILRNWESLADEMGQLKEILDEGSEVRIVSEGTDLTMSIEGRTAVNSAASVAYDSHNLPSGEVFTAPTATEGEVIFDVPMTIRGEPVRDVRLAFEDGDVVDFGAAQGEDVIGAILDTDEGASRLGELGVGMNRGIDRYTNTILFDEKMAETVHLALGRAYDACLPEGESGNDSAVHVDLLADMSEESRLEVDGNVVQRNGQFRWEDRFDG; encoded by the coding sequence ATGGACGAACGCGTTCGCGAACACGCCGAGATTCTGGTCGACTGGAGTGCCCGCGTCGAAGCCGGCGACGACGTCGTCGTTGCCGTCGGGCCCGACGCCCACGAACTGGCGGTCGCGGTGGTCGAGACCCTCGGCGAGCGGGGGGCAAATCCGCTCGTGACCTACCGATCGGGAGAGATCGACCGAGCGTACCTCTGGGCTCGGTCAGAGGACTTTGAGGAGGGTGCCCACGAGCGCGCGCTCTACGAGGCAGCCGACGTCGTCCTCTCGCTGGGTGGCGAGCGCAACGCGAGCGCCACCGCCGACGTGCCCGGCGAGACGCGCCGAGCCTACCGGCGGGCTCGCAAGGAGGTTCGCGAGGCGCGCTTTGCGACGCGCTGGGTCTCGACGCTGCACCCGACGCGGTCGCTGGCCCAGCAGGCGGGCATGGCTTACGAGGAGTACCGGGAGTTCGCCTACGACGCCATCCTGCGCAACTGGGAATCGCTGGCCGACGAGATGGGCCAGCTGAAGGAAATTCTCGACGAGGGCAGCGAGGTGCGCATCGTCTCGGAGGGTACCGATCTCACCATGTCCATCGAGGGTCGAACTGCGGTCAACAGCGCCGCCTCGGTCGCCTACGACTCGCACAATCTCCCGAGCGGCGAGGTGTTCACCGCACCCACAGCAACCGAGGGCGAGGTCATCTTCGACGTACCGATGACGATCCGGGGCGAGCCCGTCAGAGACGTCCGGCTCGCGTTCGAGGACGGCGACGTAGTCGACTTCGGCGCAGCGCAGGGCGAGGACGTGATCGGGGCGATTCTGGACACCGACGAGGGCGCAAGTCGACTGGGCGAGCTTGGCGTCGGGATGAACCGCGGGATCGACCGCTACACGAACACGATCCTCTTCGACGAGAAGATGGCCGAGACGGTCCACCTCGCGCTGGGGCGGGCCTACGACGCCTGCTTGCCCGAGGGCGAGTCAGGCAACGACTCTGCGGTCCACGTCGATCTACTGGCGGATATGAGTGAGGAGTCACGACTCGAGGTGGACGGCAACGTCGTGCAACGAAACGGACAGTTCCGGTGGGAAGACAGATTCGACGGATAG
- a CDS encoding isocitrate/isopropylmalate family dehydrogenase — MTDQIAVIPGDGIGQEVTPAAVSVLQSLDVEFEFVEAEAGDAVQEETGEALPQATYELAASADATLFGAAGETAADVILPLREAVGSFVNVRPAKAYPGVDALRPETDLVFLRENTEGVYSGHEDRLTDDVSTLTRVVTESASRQLAEFACEYVTERDHDGFTISHKANVMRETDGLFRDTVRDVADSEGVATDEVLMDAFATHVCLDPTQFDVIVCPNLAGDVLSDLAAGLVGGLGLLPSANIGTDRALFEPVHGTAPDIAGEGVANPAAAIISAAMMLEYLGHDEEADAVHAAVEDVLENGPRTADLGGDASTEDVTEAVVDRL; from the coding sequence ATGACCGACCAGATCGCCGTTATTCCCGGTGACGGTATCGGACAGGAAGTGACGCCCGCTGCGGTTTCGGTGCTCCAGTCGCTCGACGTCGAGTTCGAGTTTGTCGAGGCCGAGGCCGGTGACGCGGTGCAAGAAGAGACCGGCGAGGCGCTCCCACAGGCGACCTACGAGCTCGCAGCCTCGGCGGACGCAACCCTGTTCGGTGCCGCCGGCGAGACCGCTGCCGACGTTATCCTCCCGCTTCGGGAGGCCGTCGGCTCGTTCGTCAACGTCCGGCCCGCGAAGGCCTACCCCGGCGTCGACGCCCTGCGCCCCGAGACCGATCTCGTCTTCCTCCGTGAGAACACTGAAGGCGTCTACTCCGGCCACGAGGACCGCCTGACCGACGACGTCTCGACGCTCACCCGCGTCGTCACCGAATCGGCCTCCCGCCAGCTCGCCGAGTTCGCCTGCGAGTACGTCACCGAGCGCGATCACGACGGCTTCACGATCTCGCACAAGGCCAACGTGATGCGCGAGACCGACGGGCTCTTCCGGGACACGGTCCGCGACGTCGCCGACTCCGAGGGTGTCGCAACCGACGAGGTGCTGATGGACGCCTTCGCGACCCACGTCTGTCTCGATCCGACCCAGTTCGACGTCATCGTCTGTCCGAACCTCGCGGGCGACGTCCTCTCGGATCTCGCGGCCGGTCTCGTCGGCGGCCTCGGCCTGCTCCCCTCGGCCAACATCGGCACCGACCGCGCGCTGTTCGAGCCCGTCCACGGCACCGCCCCCGACATCGCCGGCGAGGGCGTCGCGAACCCGGCCGCCGCGATCATCTCCGCGGCGATGATGCTCGAATATTTAGGCCACGACGAGGAAGCCGATGCGGTCCACGCGGCCGTCGAAGACGTCTTAGAGAACGGCCCGCGAACGGCTGATCTGGGTGGCGACGCCTCCACTGAGGACGTGACCGAAGCGGTCGTCGACCGACTCTAA
- a CDS encoding metal ABC transporter permease: MELTQVRQRQDLALLTVGLPLVLLTFGAFIVWVFPPLFELFWSGMETIFDGHWLVTSSFIQHGFTAGVLIGFTAPVVGAYLVNRQMALIGEALAHTAFGGVAIGLFVGASVPALDYPLAWAMVVATVAALGMQYVAVNTEGYADIPIAIMLTGGFAVGIAVISYGVVFSATVESYLFGDILFVPFENVQLMVGLALLVALTVGLTHKQLKFITFDREAARLARINVWFYDTLLIVLTALVVVAAMQILGAILVAGMLVIPVAAAMQLTDSFNRGIFLSIVFGQIAVLGGILLSYDLGIATGPMIILTAIGLYLFSLASGRR; the protein is encoded by the coding sequence ATGGAACTGACACAGGTTCGACAGCGCCAAGATCTCGCGCTCCTGACGGTCGGACTTCCGCTCGTTTTACTCACATTTGGCGCGTTCATCGTCTGGGTTTTCCCACCGCTTTTCGAGCTGTTCTGGAGCGGGATGGAAACGATATTCGACGGGCACTGGTTGGTCACGAGTTCGTTCATCCAACATGGATTCACTGCGGGCGTACTGATCGGATTTACTGCACCGGTCGTCGGTGCGTACCTCGTCAACCGTCAGATGGCGCTCATCGGCGAGGCCCTCGCACATACGGCGTTTGGCGGCGTCGCGATCGGTCTGTTCGTCGGGGCGTCCGTTCCGGCGTTAGACTACCCACTCGCGTGGGCGATGGTCGTTGCCACCGTCGCTGCACTCGGCATGCAGTACGTCGCGGTGAATACGGAGGGGTATGCCGACATCCCCATCGCGATTATGCTGACCGGCGGGTTCGCCGTCGGGATCGCGGTCATCTCCTACGGCGTCGTGTTCAGCGCGACCGTCGAAAGCTACCTGTTCGGGGATATCCTGTTCGTTCCCTTCGAGAACGTCCAACTAATGGTCGGGCTCGCGCTACTCGTGGCCCTCACCGTTGGATTGACCCACAAACAGCTAAAGTTCATCACGTTCGACCGCGAGGCGGCACGGCTCGCACGAATTAACGTCTGGTTCTACGACACCCTCTTGATCGTCCTCACCGCGCTGGTCGTCGTCGCGGCGATGCAGATCCTCGGGGCGATTCTCGTGGCCGGAATGCTCGTTATTCCGGTTGCCGCAGCGATGCAGCTTACTGATAGCTTCAACCGTGGAATCTTCCTCTCAATCGTGTTCGGCCAGATCGCCGTTCTCGGCGGGATTCTCCTCTCGTACGATCTGGGTATCGCGACCGGGCCGATGATTATTCTCACCGCGATCGGTCTCTATCTCTTCTCGCTCGCAAGCGGCCGCCGCTGA
- the dph5 gene encoding diphthine synthase, with product MLTFIGLGLYDERSITVEGRDALRAADRAYAEFYTSKLLGATVEELEAAHDVEIEVRDRAGVEQDPESILAAAESEDVAFLTAGDTMISTTHVDLRLRADNRGIETRVIHGVTAQTAASGLTGLQNYRFGKATTLPFPYAHGADGLPASVTNVIDGNREEGLHTLVYLDIKVGHERAEEDEYMTADVGAELLAEEYPDRVGVVVARAGSPDPLVAAGTMSELADREFGDPLHLLVVPGECHLLEADALESLAGADREQLDVV from the coding sequence ATGCTCACCTTCATCGGACTCGGCCTCTACGACGAGCGCTCGATTACCGTCGAGGGCCGGGACGCGCTCCGAGCCGCAGACCGCGCCTATGCCGAGTTCTACACCAGCAAGCTCCTCGGAGCGACCGTCGAGGAACTCGAAGCCGCCCACGACGTCGAGATTGAAGTTCGAGACCGCGCCGGCGTCGAGCAGGATCCCGAATCGATCCTCGCGGCCGCCGAGAGCGAGGACGTCGCCTTCCTCACCGCCGGCGACACGATGATCTCGACAACCCACGTCGACCTGCGGCTGCGCGCCGATAACCGCGGCATCGAGACGCGGGTCATCCACGGTGTCACCGCCCAGACTGCTGCGAGTGGCCTGACGGGACTGCAGAACTACCGGTTCGGAAAAGCCACCACCCTGCCGTTCCCCTACGCCCACGGCGCCGACGGCCTCCCGGCGAGCGTGACGAACGTGATCGACGGAAACCGGGAGGAGGGGCTGCACACGCTCGTCTACCTCGATATAAAAGTCGGTCACGAGCGAGCCGAGGAGGACGAGTACATGACCGCCGACGTCGGCGCAGAACTGCTCGCCGAGGAATACCCGGATCGCGTCGGGGTCGTAGTGGCTCGGGCCGGCAGTCCCGACCCGCTCGTCGCGGCCGGGACGATGTCCGAACTGGCCGACCGGGAGTTCGGCGATCCGCTGCACCTGCTCGTGGTTCCCGGCGAGTGTCACTTACTCGAAGCCGACGCGCTGGAGTCGCTAGCCGGGGCGGATCGGGAGCAGTTGGACGTCGTCTAA
- a CDS encoding metal-dependent transcriptional regulator gives MDLSPVAEDYLKAIYHLAAENDHPVRTTDLSEALDVTSPSVSSMLDSLDQRDLVDYTPYQGVELTDRGERVVLQLIRNHRLLETFLLECLDYSWSTVHEEADRLEHHVSDEFTKRLAAFLGEPAVDPHGDPIPDAELRMPAEPPYSPLTEYEPGETVTVEQVPHRDPDIREYLSHHRIGPGTRLVVDEVSPIDLVTVALPSQDASVALPTHVARRIGARSATK, from the coding sequence ATGGACCTCAGTCCAGTCGCCGAGGACTATCTCAAAGCGATTTACCACCTAGCGGCTGAGAACGATCACCCGGTTCGAACGACCGATCTCAGTGAGGCACTCGACGTGACGTCACCGTCAGTCTCGAGTATGCTCGACTCGCTCGACCAGCGCGACCTCGTCGACTACACGCCCTACCAGGGTGTCGAGTTGACTGACCGTGGTGAGCGAGTAGTTCTACAACTCATCAGGAACCACCGATTACTCGAGACGTTTCTGCTGGAGTGTCTCGACTACTCGTGGTCGACGGTTCACGAGGAAGCCGATCGCCTCGAGCACCACGTCAGCGACGAGTTCACGAAGCGACTCGCGGCGTTTCTCGGTGAACCGGCGGTGGATCCACACGGCGATCCCATTCCGGATGCAGAGCTGCGAATGCCCGCGGAACCGCCGTACTCCCCGCTAACCGAGTACGAACCCGGAGAGACCGTAACCGTCGAACAGGTACCACACCGGGATCCAGACATTCGCGAGTATCTGTCCCACCACCGAATCGGTCCGGGAACCCGACTCGTCGTCGACGAGGTGTCTCCCATCGATCTCGTCACCGTCGCGTTGCCGTCACAGGACGCGTCCGTCGCGTTGCCGACTCACGTCGCGCGTCGTATCGGTGCTCGATCTGCCACGAAGTGA
- a CDS encoding metal ABC transporter ATP-binding protein, with translation MTPAISVENVSFAYSNQPVLRDVSMSIEDGEFLGLVGPNGSGKTTLLEIMLGLQSPDSGRVELFDTPVEEFADGTRLGYVSQHSTATDSMMPVTVREVVEMGRYAHAGLRRLTAQDHAIIDESMAKVEMDEFAGRRISDLSGGQRQRAYIARALASEADLLALDEPTVGVDADVLDQFYDLLTELNDDGITIVLIEHDINTVSEYADTMACLDGELYEHCETELFLESGALEQAFSSARAVSSRPVAGGD, from the coding sequence ATGACACCCGCTATCTCAGTCGAGAACGTTAGCTTCGCCTACAGCAACCAACCGGTGCTGAGAGACGTCTCGATGTCGATCGAGGACGGGGAATTTCTCGGGTTGGTCGGTCCAAACGGATCGGGCAAGACGACGCTGTTGGAAATCATGCTCGGACTACAGTCGCCGGACTCCGGCCGAGTCGAGTTGTTCGATACGCCCGTCGAGGAGTTTGCCGACGGCACACGGCTGGGATACGTCTCCCAACACTCGACGGCCACCGACTCCATGATGCCAGTCACCGTCCGCGAGGTCGTGGAGATGGGTCGGTATGCCCACGCCGGTCTCAGACGGCTCACGGCGCAAGACCACGCAATCATCGACGAGTCGATGGCGAAAGTCGAGATGGACGAGTTCGCCGGTCGGCGGATCAGCGACCTCTCGGGCGGACAGCGACAACGAGCGTACATTGCGCGAGCGCTGGCGTCGGAGGCCGACTTGCTCGCACTCGACGAACCGACGGTCGGCGTCGACGCCGACGTCCTCGATCAGTTCTACGATCTCCTCACCGAACTCAACGACGACGGGATCACGATCGTCCTGATCGAACACGACATCAACACCGTCAGTGAGTACGCGGACACGATGGCCTGCCTGGACGGCGAACTGTACGAACACTGTGAAACCGAGCTGTTCCTCGAGAGCGGTGCCTTAGAGCAGGCGTTTAGCTCGGCCAGAGCGGTCAGTTCGAGACCGGTTGCGGGGGGAGACTGA
- a CDS encoding TatD family hydrolase — protein MSIPIIDPHVHMVSRSINDYERARIGGVEACVEPAFWSGTDKQHAESFFDYFEQIIDFETKRAEQAAGIDHFVTIGLEPKEANYPEMADRVIEAVPDYLDRENVVGVGEIGFDQVTDEEVEAFIRQLHIAEERELPVIIHTPHTNKPAGTERIVEIIQDEDVTQERIVIDHNTENTIDISLQTDCWLGFTLYPGKITDDKAIDLLEEYGTDKMMLNSACDWDPSDPLAVPKARDKMLDRGWDREEVKKVVYDNPYDFFSQSPNFDLEYEG, from the coding sequence ATGTCGATTCCAATAATCGATCCGCACGTACATATGGTCTCCCGGTCGATCAACGACTACGAGCGCGCCCGAATCGGGGGCGTGGAGGCCTGTGTCGAGCCGGCGTTCTGGAGCGGAACCGACAAACAACACGCCGAGTCCTTCTTTGACTACTTCGAGCAGATCATCGACTTCGAGACGAAACGCGCCGAGCAGGCGGCTGGAATCGACCACTTCGTCACCATCGGACTGGAGCCAAAGGAGGCGAACTACCCGGAGATGGCTGACCGCGTGATCGAGGCCGTCCCAGACTATCTCGACCGTGAGAACGTCGTCGGCGTCGGCGAAATCGGCTTCGATCAGGTCACCGACGAGGAAGTCGAGGCGTTCATCCGCCAGCTCCATATCGCTGAGGAGCGCGAACTGCCGGTCATCATCCACACGCCCCACACGAACAAGCCGGCGGGGACCGAGCGCATCGTCGAGATCATCCAGGATGAAGACGTCACCCAGGAGCGAATCGTCATCGATCACAACACCGAGAACACGATCGACATCTCGCTGCAGACCGACTGCTGGCTGGGCTTTACCCTCTACCCGGGCAAGATTACCGACGACAAGGCGATCGATCTGTTAGAGGAGTACGGCACGGACAAGATGATGCTGAACAGCGCCTGTGACTGGGACCCATCGGACCCCCTCGCCGTCCCCAAGGCTCGTGACAAGATGCTGGATCGAGGCTGGGATCGCGAGGAGGTCAAGAAGGTCGTCTACGACAACCCCTACGACTTCTTCAGCCAGTCGCCGAACTTCGATCTGGAGTACGAGGGCTAA